The following are encoded together in the Oncorhynchus nerka isolate Pitt River linkage group LG23, Oner_Uvic_2.0, whole genome shotgun sequence genome:
- the LOC115106798 gene encoding high mobility group-T protein-like, which yields MGKDPRKPRGKMSSYAYFVQTCRAEHKKKQPEASVNFAEFSKKCSERWKPMSPKEKGTFEDMAKQDKVRYEREMKNYIPPNGQKKKRFKDPNAPKRPPSAFFIFCADFRAKIKSEHPGLSIGDTAKKLGVMWNSSAAEEKKPYEKKAATLKEKYDKDIASYRTNGRVDTASSAAADDDDDEDEEDDDEDDDE from the exons ATGGGGAAAGATCCTAGGAAGCCGAGAGGCAAGATGTCCTCATATGCTTACTTCGTGCAGACCTGCAGGGCGGAGCACAAGAAGAAACAGCCCGAAGCCAGCGTCAACTTCGCGGAGTTCTCCAAGAAATGCTCAGAGCGATGGAAG CCCATGTCTCCTAAAGAAAAAGGAACGTTTGAGGACATGGCAAAGCAAGACAAGGTCCGCTACGAGAGAGAAATGAAGAACTACATCCCACCCAATGGCCAGAAAAAGAAGAGGTTTAAGGATCCCAATGCCCCCAAGAGACCGCC GTCTGCGTTCTTCATCTTCTGTGCTGACTTCCGGGCCAAGATAAAGAGCGAGCACCCAGGCCTGTCCATTGGAGACACTGCTAAGAAGCTGGGAGTGATGTGGAACAGCTCTGCAGCTGAGGAGAAGAAGCCGTACGAGAAGAAGGCAGCCACGCTGAAGGAGAAATACGACAAG GATATTGCATCATACCGCACCAATGGTAGAGTGGATACTGCCTCCTCCGCAGCTGCTGATGACGACGACGACGAAGATGAGGAGGATGACGATGAGGATGATGACGAGTAG